GATGATGTCCCAAGAACAATGAGTAATTCTTCTTTAATGTGAGCTAAATATTTCCACAAACTAAATTTGTACAGTTCACAAATAAAATTTAAAACAATAAAAACAAATAATGCCATTGTCGCATATACACAAATCATTAATTTACCAAGTGGTATGAGCGTGCTTAAACCATACTTCCCAATTGTAAACGCCATCCCGCCGAATGCTCCAACCGGCGCTAACTTCATAACAATAGATAAAATATTAAAAAATACTTTTGATAATCTTTCAAAAAAGTCGATAACCGGTTGTCCATTTTTCCCGAGCATCGTTAACCCTGCACCGAATAAAATGGAGAAGAACAGAACTTGTAAAATATCACCTTTTGCAAATGCTTCAAACATGTTAGACGGTACAATATGTAAAAAGAAATCCATCCACTTCATTTCTTGCCCGCTTTGTACATATTGCGAAACATCTCCACCCTTTAGTTTTGAGGGATCTAATCCATCTCCGGGACGTACAACATTCGCTACGATGATACCAATAATTAAAGCCGCAGTTGTAACAATTTCAAAATATAATAGTGCCTTCCCGCCAACACGACCTACCTTTTTCATACTTCCCATACTTGCAATACCAAGCACAATCGTTAAAAAGATTATCGGTGCAATAACCATTTTAATCATATTGATAAACGTTTCACCAATTGGCTTCATCTGCTGTCCAACACTAGGCCAAATTGCCCCTACTGCAATACCGCAAATAATTGCCACAATAACTTGGAATGTTAAATTTTTTACAATTCTCATTTTTAATACTCCCCTGTTTTTCATTTCTTCCAAACTATTTGATAGCCCCCTTGTTATTTAACTTAAACCACAATTTTATGTTACACTATTATCTTTAATTTGAAAATAGTATATAACATTTAAAAATAAATGACATACTATTATACACAATAAAAAGCAGACATTACGTCTGCTTTAATTCTCCTCAATCTGTTTTTCACTTAATCCTAAATGTGTTCTAAGCGTATTACTCAAACTCTGCAAATCTTTTTTATTAGGATTATAATAATATACACGTTGCCCATTTGGACCGTTAGGTAAATATAAATCATCACCAGCTAATTGTATTTTTTCAACTGAACCGTTTAAGCCGTATTTATAAAAAGATAAAATATCATCCATTACTAAGTTTGTCTTAAAATCGCCGTCAACCGCCTCAACTATTTTTTCTAGCTTCGTAATTGAGCCTACACTTTTTAATTTACTTAAAATCGCCTCAATAACAAGCTGTTGACGCTGTGCTCTCATTGCATCACTATCAATATGACGCGTTCTTGCCAGTGCAAGCGCTTCTTCCCCTGTTAATTTTTGTAGTCCTTTTTTCAAATGAATCGCGTCAGGTTCATCTTTACTATTTTGCTCCTTAACTTCAACTGGGACATCTACTTCAATCCCATCTAATCCATCAACAATTTTAGTAAATGCATTAAAATTAAACTTCACAAAATAATCAACAGGCACTTGTAACAATTTTTCTACCGCTTCCACTGAAGCTTGTGGCCCTCCATCTTTACCATTTTTAACGAAACCACTTCCATACGCATGCGTTATTTTATCTTTTTTCTTTTCAACTGGAACATATGTGTATGTATCACGTGGTATACTCGTTAATTTCACTGTCTTATCATCTTTATTAAAAGTAGCTAACAGTAGCGCATCTGTATGAAATGCACCATTATACTCCTTTTGTCGCTCTTGATTTTCATCAATGCCCATAATTAAAAGTGAAACATTATTTGTAATCGGCTTTACAGCGTTTTCACGCAAATTTGATTTTTCACCACGTGCTAAATTCAAACTAGATTTTTGTACGAGATTAGAAGTTTTCATATATATATAAGTACCATATCCAACTCCGCCAAATAGTAATACTACTAACAGTACACTGATTATCATTGTCTTCTTATATTTTCTTTTATTTTTCTTTTCTCTTGAAGAAGAGGTATTCTCCATATCGTTCCCTCCGTTTTCTATTCATCTAATATACTTTTCAATTTTTCATACTTAGCGCTATCCTTTTGAAATACATTCTCTTTCAACCCTTTGTTTATTTGTATCCATTCAGTCGTAATCGAATATTGAATCATACCTTCGTGGAAACTAAGGAACTTTAGCATAATCCCTGTATTTTTCTCTACAACCATTTCAAATTTCCCTCTTAAATCTTCAGATGTACTTACAGGCATTTCTATATTTATTGTCCCTTCTATTTTGTAGCAATCAAGTCCAAGATACTTCGTCTCTTTATAATTCCAATCTTTATATCGGATTAACAAATCAGCAAATTCTGATTGAATACTATACTTCGCGAATCCAACATATTCATCATCATACCTTTTTTTCTCGCCTAATTTTCTCAATAACCTTTCCGTAGGATTTAATTTTAATAGTTCATAGTTTCTTTCTTTCGGGCTCCATTTCATCTCTTTGTATGTATACTTCTCATCATCAAATTCTTTTTTCTTGCCCTCGTTATATATAATTGTTCGTTTTTTCGTTAGCTTATCTTCTTTCGAAGAGATACCTCTTTGTTGCTCCGTATCAATCGCATATTTGTATGTTGTAGCAATTCTTGAAGAGCTAGAATATTCCTCAAATTGTCCTGAAATATTTTTAAAATGATCAATAGAATCCAGCATCTTTTCATGAATCTCTTCTTTATCTGGATAATTTACGTTCGATTTTATTTCTTCTTCATTTTCATAATCAGAAAACGCCTTTTTCTTTACATATTCAAATACTCCGCCGTTTTGAGCAAAAATTTGATCAGAAAACTCCGACATAGACACAATGGAAAGTGTTAGAACCGCAGCACTTATAGCCATCATATGAACTCTGTAACCTTTCTTTTTTACCGGGAGATTATGTAGTGTACGATTAATCTTTTCATTTAACTCTGGCGGTACTATAACATTCTCTTCGTTTATTCTCTTTTTTAATTTCTCATCAAATAATTTTTCGTTATCCATCCTATACACCCCCTATTCCATCTTTAATCGTTTTTGCAGTTGTTCCCTCGCACGTGACAATCTCGATTTTACTGTTCCTTTTGGTATTTCTAAAAGCTTCGCTATACTCTCTTGATTCATATCTTCATAATAATAAAGCACCGTAACAGCTCTTAACTCTTCATGTAACGATTGAATCGCATTACACAAATCTATATCTTCATACTGATCATAAGCACTCATATTGTAATCACTTTCTTCTATTATCATTATTTTTTTGTATGATCTAATAATATTGTTACACTCATTTATCAAAATTCGAATTAACCAAGTTTGAAAAAACTCTTCTTTCTTTAATTTTTTTATATTTTCATAGGCTTTTAAAATTGTTGCCTGTATCGCATCCTCTATATTTGTCTCATCACGTAACATAGCCTTTGCAATACGATACATCTTCACTTTTTCTGTATGTATAAGCGCCATAAACGCTTCATGATCACCTTTTTTCGCTAAAGAAACATCGGTTTCTTCTTTTACAATCATTTTATACAAAGGGATTACTTTCACAATTGCTCCTCCTGTTTCATCCTCACTTCAAATTTAACTTTACATGTATTAGACGGATGAGCCTAGAAAAAGGTTCATTTTTTTGAATATTTCCATAAAAAAGGTAAACATTTTTTATGTTTACCTTTTTTATACGTAACTCTGAGGACATATCCATTTGGATCGACAACTTTAAAACAATTATTTTCTCATAAAACAATAATGACGTTTCTACATCATATATATAGCTGCACCCCATTCGTTTCATCCTCATCAAAAAAAGCCCACTCTATCAGTGGACTTTCTACTTTACAACGGTAAATCCCTCTTCTTAAACAATACAATCGCTACGATGAAAATACAAAGTGCTCCAGCAGTTAAACCTATACTCACTGGCCATATATTATACGCTCCCTCAGCAATCTCTTTCGGACGAAATAGCATAAATAATGATATATTTCTCATCCACTCTAACTTATCACTTAATTTACCTACCATATCCGCTACGAAAAATAAAATTGTTAAACTTGCTGAATAACTAAGTGCCTTTCTTTCATCGTTACATATACAAGAAAATAAAAATGAATAAGCACTAACGACTAAAAATATGAGCCCTCCGACTACGTTTATCTTCAGGAATAATTCTTTATTTAAGTTATTAACTTCTAAAAACCATTCTGCACCTACTATACCTGCTACATACGTAACCGCTACAATAATCAGTAGTCCTAATATAAGAATAGCCGCTTGCGTAATTGCAATTCGTACTCTAGATACAGGCGTTGCCAGCAAGTATGCCATCGCTCCCTTATCTACATGACGAGCAATTAAATGCGTTGCAACTGTTACACAAAAAATTGTTAATATGATAATAAACAATAGACTATAATATTCGCCAGCTAAAAAATCCATTACGTTTTGAATCGGACTTTCCATACCAACAATTTTTTTCACGCTATCAGGCATAGCACTTATTAATTCATTTAACCCTTTCGCTGATACCATGGAAGGGAATATCCAAATTAACAACCATAAATAAAGAGCTGCACCCGTAGCATAACTCCAAATACTTTTTTGTGTTTCTTTCAAACTAGCTAAAAACAATTGCTTATTCATGCTTTACCCCTTCTTTCTTATCGTAATAATGCATAAATAAATGTTCTAAATCCATTGCTCTCGTTTGAAGTGCCGTTACATTATAGTTTGAAAGTATTTGTAAAACAGTTTGATAGTTTCCTTGTACGATAATCGATGCTTCTCTACCTTTCACCGCTTCAAATTGTAAATTACATTGTGTAAGAGATTCAATCTCTTCTTGCGACGATACGGTTACATCTATTACCTGTCGTCTCATGCTTTGTAAATCATGAATATTTTCAACTGTTACAAGGCGTCCATCTTTAATTATAGCCACTCTGTCGCAAGTTCTCTCAATCTCAGTAAAAATGTGCGATGACATAAGGATTGTTTTCCCTCTTTGCTTTTCCTCCAATATTAAATCTATAAATACTTGCTGCATAAGTGGATCGAGTCCTGAAGTCGGTTCATCTAAAATTAACACTTCTGGATCATGCATAAAAGCAGCAACAATGCCTACCTTTTGCTTCATTCCTTTAGACATTTTTCGAATCGGTGTTTTCACATCAAATTGTAGACGTTCTATTAATTTATCTCGTTTTTTCGTATCCTTTAAGCCACGCATTCCTTGCATTAACTTTAAAAATTCTAATCCATTCATTCCTTCAATAAAAGAAATTTCGCCTGGTAAATAACCGACTTCCCTTTGAATTTTCGCTGCTTCATCCCAGCAATCTAATCCAAAAATTGTCGCTTTACCAGCTGTCGGTTTTATAAATCCCATTAAATTACGAATTGTTGTGGATTTCCCAGCACCATTTGGTCCTAAGTAACCAAATACTTCCCCTTCTTTTACATCAAATGTAATATGAAACAAACCTTTTCCAGTTGAAAACTGTTTTGTGACATTTTGAACTGAAATCATAATTCCACCTCATTTTTTGAAATATTTAATATGTGATATTTCAAAATTATTGTACTCCTCATCTTTCATATTCGCAACAACTTTTTGAAATATTTATATGTCCATATTTCAAAAATATTGTTTTCCATTATTTTTTCTTGTATATTTTAATTGAGGTGATTGCATTGAACGGCTTTGAAAAAGTGAAAGAAAAGAAAAAACGTGCCATAAAAGAGGCAGCCTTCTTATTATTTTCAGAACGTGGATTTAATGAAGTAAAAATAGAACATATTGCAAAAGAAGCAAATGTTTCTCAAGTTACCATTTATAATCATTTCGGAAGTAAAGACGCGTTATTTAGAGAACTTATACAAGAATTTATAACATCTGAATTTCAATATTATAAAAAACTTGCAGAGGAAAAATTACCTTTTCATGATATGATGCAAAAAATGATTGTACGAAAAATGAACACTGGTGGTTTATTTCAGCCCGATATGTTACTGCAAATGATGCAAAGAGATGAGGAGCTCCGAGAGTTTATTTATAATTATCAAAACGAAAAAATCCTGCCTTGGTATTTAGAAATATTAGAACAAGCACAGCAAAAAAATGAAATCAACCCTCATCTTACTAAAGAAATGATGTTGCTATACATTCAAATGTTTACTAAATTAGGTGATGAGTTCGGAGCACAGCTTCTTGAAGGAGATCGCGAAAAACATATACAAGATATCGTTACGATGTTCTTTTATGGACTGTCCGTCCCAGAAAAGTAAAAAAGACACGAAATTCGTGTCTTTTTTACTTTATAGTGATAACTCTACCCGTCTCACTACTTTCAATTGCTAATTGAATAAGCCTGATAACTTCTAATCCTTCTTCTGCTGTCACAGGTGGTTTCTCGCCATTTACAATGCTATCTCTTACACCTTTATAATACATGTCATAACAGCCAACTTCTGTCGGAATACGTACTAACTCTTCTTCTGTTTCTAGAATAGCAAAATTCTCTTCAACGTCTACTCCATAACCGTTATCGCCTGGCTTCATTCCATTTTTTAATTGTTCTTCCTGTGAATCCATACCGTATTTCACGATAGAACCTTTATCTCCATGCAGTGTAAAGTGTGGACCTGCTTGCTTTACGTAACTACTACTATGTAAAGTGATACGTTTCACACCGTAATGAAGTATAACATGGAAGTAATCATCAATTTCTGCACCTGGTCGTTGTTTGATTACATCTGCACTTATCGCATCTGGTTTCCCAAATAATGATAATGCTTGGTCAATTAAATGCGAGCCTAAATCATATAATATTCCTGATCCTGGTAAATTCTTTTCTCTCCAGCGGTCGCGTACATGTGGACGGAAACGATCAAAATGCGCTTCATATGTGTATAGATTTCCTATTCTATTTTCTTCTAACAATTTCTTTACCGTTAAGAAATCATTATCAAAACGACGATTATGATATACACTTAATACCACATTATGTTGCTCTGCTAATGAAATAAGCTCTTTTCCTTCTTCAATTGAAACAACAAATGGTTTTTCTACAACAACATGCTTACCGTTTAATATTGCTTCTTTTACATATGGAAAATGAGTTGTATTCGGTGAAGTAATGACCACTAAGTCAATATCAGCTCGCTTCACCAATTCATCAATTGTACTAACGACGTTAGCATTTGGTAATGCTTCTTTTACTACCTCTTCTTTTGAAGATAATACAGCACGAATATCGTATTCCTCTATCGTTTGTAATAATGGGATGTGAAATATTGTACTAGAAAATCCAAATCCTACAATCCCTACACCTATTTTTTTCATGTTGCCCCTCCATCTGTCCCGCTTTAACGGGCAGTAAGATTCCTACCTCAAAATTCTGCGAAAGCAAAGAAATTAAGTAAGAAATCAACTGCCCATTAAAGTCCGATTGGTTCAACTCATAATCAGTGTGGATAAAGAAAATTCCCACTGATTAAAGTTTCATTTTATGAGAACGATTTCATTCAATTATTATAACAAGATTATTATTATGTACATAATAATTTGCCTAGAAAAAAGCACCTTGCTATTATTCATAACAAGATGCTTTTCTTTACTCCGGCCGTTTTTTCGTCCACGTTTCAATAACTTCACCAGTATCATTAACATCTAGTACTAAACTACCGTTACTATACCGGTCTTTATTTCGATACGCTTTCGGATCAATTTCTTCTACGATATGTTTCTCTGTCTTCATATAAACTAGTTCATCATCTCGAATGATTTCAATACCGACAATACGATATGGATTACGTTTTAACTCTTTGAAAATAACAAGTCCTCGCTTCGCCCTCGTTGATTTCTCAATTTCTGATGCTTTTAGACGTTTCACAGCACCGCGCTGCGTTACGAGAATAAGTTGATCTTTGTCACCATTTAACGGTTTACCAGAAGCGACATAGTCATCTTCTTTTAAATTAATTGCTTTTACACCAGCAGCTCTTACACCGACTGGACTTACTTCATCTTCATGGAAAATAAGTGCATATGCACCATGCGTTGCAAGAACGATATCACTCGTTCCATCTGTCGCAAATATATCTACTACTTCATCATCTTTTTTCAAGTTTACAGCAACAAACGCCCTCGAATAGCGCTGTACTTTATATAGATTTAATTCCGTCTTCTTAATCATACCATTCTTTGTTACAAATACGATAAATCGCTTTTCTTCCTCAAAATTCGGTACGACAGTTGCCCAAATAATGGTTTCATCCCGATCGAGTGAAACGATATTAGCAACGTGCTGACCTAAATCTTTCCAACGAATATCTGGCATTTCGTATACTGGCAGATATATATAGTTTCCTTTATTCGTAAATAAGAGGACTGTCTCTGTCGTATTCGTATCGAATCGTTCAAGTAAGATGTCACCCTCTTTCATACCGAAGTCTTTGCCATTTGAGGCATTATGTGAGCGCCATCCAGTACGTTTCACATATCCTTCTTTCGTTACAGTAACGATGACATCTTCTTGCGGGATCATTACTTCCACATCTATTTTAATTTCTTCGATTTGGTCTTCAATAATCGCACGTCGATCATCACTATATGTTTTCTTAACTCTCTTTAAATCCGTTTTAATTACTTGAAGTAATCTTTTTTCACTCTGTAAAATTGCCTGTAACTCCGCAATTTTTTTATTCAATTCATCAGCTTCTTTTTCTAATGCCGTAATATCTGTATTTGTTAAACGATATAATTGCAACGAAACGATCGCTTCTGATTGTGCTTCTGTAAAGCCAAATTTTGCACTCAAATTATCTTTCGCATTACGCTTATCTTTAGAAGCTCTAATTGTTTCAATTACTTGATCTAAAATTGATAATGCTTTCATTAAACCTTCAACGATATGTTGACGATTTTCTGCTTTTCTCAACTCATACTGAGAACGCTTTGTTACAACTTCTTTTTGGTGGCCAATATATGCATCCAAAATTTTTGGTAATGTCATAAGTGTAGGACGACGATTATTTATCGCTACCATATTGAAGTTATATGGAATTTGCAAATCTGTATTTTTATATAAATAATTTAAAATACCTTCAGAATTTGCTTCCTTTTTTAGTTCGACGACGATACGCAGCCCTGTACGGTCAGTCTCATCACGTACTTCAGCAATACCGTCTAATTTTTTATCTAGACGTAGTTCATCCATTTTCTTA
This Bacillus paramycoides DNA region includes the following protein-coding sequences:
- a CDS encoding dicarboxylate/amino acid:cation symporter, which translates into the protein MRIVKNLTFQVIVAIICGIAVGAIWPSVGQQMKPIGETFINMIKMVIAPIIFLTIVLGIASMGSMKKVGRVGGKALLYFEIVTTAALIIGIIVANVVRPGDGLDPSKLKGGDVSQYVQSGQEMKWMDFFLHIVPSNMFEAFAKGDILQVLFFSILFGAGLTMLGKNGQPVIDFFERLSKVFFNILSIVMKLAPVGAFGGMAFTIGKYGLSTLIPLGKLMICVYATMALFVFIVLNFICELYKFSLWKYLAHIKEELLIVLGTSSSESVLPRMMTKMEDFGCSKPVVGLVIPTGYSFNLDGTTIYLSMATIFLAQVFHVDLSLGQQLTIIAILLVTSKGAAAVTGGGFIVLASTLSAMNVIPLEGLALLLGVDRFMSEARAIVNLIGNGIATVVVAKSENEFDEEKYTRVIEEMKKEKMVG
- a CDS encoding LCP family protein, yielding MENTSSSREKKNKRKYKKTMIISVLLVVLLFGGVGYGTYIYMKTSNLVQKSSLNLARGEKSNLRENAVKPITNNVSLLIMGIDENQERQKEYNGAFHTDALLLATFNKDDKTVKLTSIPRDTYTYVPVEKKKDKITHAYGSGFVKNGKDGGPQASVEAVEKLLQVPVDYFVKFNFNAFTKIVDGLDGIEVDVPVEVKEQNSKDEPDAIHLKKGLQKLTGEEALALARTRHIDSDAMRAQRQQLVIEAILSKLKSVGSITKLEKIVEAVDGDFKTNLVMDDILSFYKYGLNGSVEKIQLAGDDLYLPNGPNGQRVYYYNPNKKDLQSLSNTLRTHLGLSEKQIEEN
- a CDS encoding anti-sigma factor, with product MDNEKLFDEKLKKRINEENVIVPPELNEKINRTLHNLPVKKKGYRVHMMAISAAVLTLSIVSMSEFSDQIFAQNGGVFEYVKKKAFSDYENEEEIKSNVNYPDKEEIHEKMLDSIDHFKNISGQFEEYSSSSRIATTYKYAIDTEQQRGISSKEDKLTKKRTIIYNEGKKKEFDDEKYTYKEMKWSPKERNYELLKLNPTERLLRKLGEKKRYDDEYVGFAKYSIQSEFADLLIRYKDWNYKETKYLGLDCYKIEGTINIEMPVSTSEDLRGKFEMVVEKNTGIMLKFLSFHEGMIQYSITTEWIQINKGLKENVFQKDSAKYEKLKSILDE
- a CDS encoding RNA polymerase sigma factor; this encodes MKVIPLYKMIVKEETDVSLAKKGDHEAFMALIHTEKVKMYRIAKAMLRDETNIEDAIQATILKAYENIKKLKKEEFFQTWLIRILINECNNIIRSYKKIMIIEESDYNMSAYDQYEDIDLCNAIQSLHEELRAVTVLYYYEDMNQESIAKLLEIPKGTVKSRLSRAREQLQKRLKME
- a CDS encoding ABC transporter permease subunit; its protein translation is MNKQLFLASLKETQKSIWSYATGAALYLWLLIWIFPSMVSAKGLNELISAMPDSVKKIVGMESPIQNVMDFLAGEYYSLLFIIILTIFCVTVATHLIARHVDKGAMAYLLATPVSRVRIAITQAAILILGLLIIVAVTYVAGIVGAEWFLEVNNLNKELFLKINVVGGLIFLVVSAYSFLFSCICNDERKALSYSASLTILFFVADMVGKLSDKLEWMRNISLFMLFRPKEIAEGAYNIWPVSIGLTAGALCIFIVAIVLFKKRDLPL
- a CDS encoding ABC transporter ATP-binding protein, whose protein sequence is MISVQNVTKQFSTGKGLFHITFDVKEGEVFGYLGPNGAGKSTTIRNLMGFIKPTAGKATIFGLDCWDEAAKIQREVGYLPGEISFIEGMNGLEFLKLMQGMRGLKDTKKRDKLIERLQFDVKTPIRKMSKGMKQKVGIVAAFMHDPEVLILDEPTSGLDPLMQQVFIDLILEEKQRGKTILMSSHIFTEIERTCDRVAIIKDGRLVTVENIHDLQSMRRQVIDVTVSSQEEIESLTQCNLQFEAVKGREASIIVQGNYQTVLQILSNYNVTALQTRAMDLEHLFMHYYDKKEGVKHE
- a CDS encoding TetR/AcrR family transcriptional regulator; amino-acid sequence: MYILIEVIALNGFEKVKEKKKRAIKEAAFLLFSERGFNEVKIEHIAKEANVSQVTIYNHFGSKDALFRELIQEFITSEFQYYKKLAEEKLPFHDMMQKMIVRKMNTGGLFQPDMLLQMMQRDEELREFIYNYQNEKILPWYLEILEQAQQKNEINPHLTKEMMLLYIQMFTKLGDEFGAQLLEGDREKHIQDIVTMFFYGLSVPEK
- a CDS encoding oxidoreductase, which gives rise to MKKIGVGIVGFGFSSTIFHIPLLQTIEEYDIRAVLSSKEEVVKEALPNANVVSTIDELVKRADIDLVVITSPNTTHFPYVKEAILNGKHVVVEKPFVVSIEEGKELISLAEQHNVVLSVYHNRRFDNDFLTVKKLLEENRIGNLYTYEAHFDRFRPHVRDRWREKNLPGSGILYDLGSHLIDQALSLFGKPDAISADVIKQRPGAEIDDYFHVILHYGVKRITLHSSSYVKQAGPHFTLHGDKGSIVKYGMDSQEEQLKNGMKPGDNGYGVDVEENFAILETEEELVRIPTEVGCYDMYYKGVRDSIVNGEKPPVTAEEGLEVIRLIQLAIESSETGRVITIK
- the parC gene encoding DNA topoisomerase IV subunit A yields the protein MQAEKFHDLPLEDVLGDRFARYSKYIIQDRALPDARDGLKPVQRRILYSMYVEGNVHDKAFRKSAKTVGNVIGNYHPHGDSSVYEAMVRLSQTWKVRNVLVEMHGNNGSVDGDPAAAMRYTEARLSPIASELLRDLDKETVEFVSNFDDTSEEPVVLPAMFPNLLVNGSTGISAGYATEIPPHHLGEVIDATMMRIDKPNSTVDDLLTVIKGPDFPTGGIIQGIDGIKKAYETGKGKIIIRGKAEVETIRGGKQQIVITEIPYEVNKANLVKKMDELRLDKKLDGIAEVRDETDRTGLRIVVELKKEANSEGILNYLYKNTDLQIPYNFNMVAINNRRPTLMTLPKILDAYIGHQKEVVTKRSQYELRKAENRQHIVEGLMKALSILDQVIETIRASKDKRNAKDNLSAKFGFTEAQSEAIVSLQLYRLTNTDITALEKEADELNKKIAELQAILQSEKRLLQVIKTDLKRVKKTYSDDRRAIIEDQIEEIKIDVEVMIPQEDVIVTVTKEGYVKRTGWRSHNASNGKDFGMKEGDILLERFDTNTTETVLLFTNKGNYIYLPVYEMPDIRWKDLGQHVANIVSLDRDETIIWATVVPNFEEEKRFIVFVTKNGMIKKTELNLYKVQRYSRAFVAVNLKKDDEVVDIFATDGTSDIVLATHGAYALIFHEDEVSPVGVRAAGVKAINLKEDDYVASGKPLNGDKDQLILVTQRGAVKRLKASEIEKSTRAKRGLVIFKELKRNPYRIVGIEIIRDDELVYMKTEKHIVEEIDPKAYRNKDRYSNGSLVLDVNDTGEVIETWTKKRPE